A stretch of the Pedobacter sp. MC2016-14 genome encodes the following:
- a CDS encoding bifunctional 2-polyprenyl-6-hydroxyphenol methylase/3-demethylubiquinol 3-O-methyltransferase UbiG, with translation MDVFGEALKDEFTNGGAETLWLHNSYGEPEEMPVDIFFRTETDMPDLEYKALEMCHGDILDVGAGAGSHALELQSQGFNVTALDLSPAAVMIMKQRGVKNVVEQDLNQYTGGNFDTILLLMNGIGITGTLQGLKAFLLKAKELIKPDGQLIFDSSDIAYLYQNTPKPLNKYYGEIAYQYQYKGQKGNWFNWLYIDEHSLISIAEECGWNCEIVMDDGQDQYLAHLTL, from the coding sequence ATGGATGTTTTTGGAGAAGCCTTAAAAGATGAATTTACAAATGGTGGAGCAGAAACTTTGTGGCTGCATAATTCATATGGAGAGCCAGAAGAAATGCCCGTTGATATTTTCTTTAGAACAGAAACAGACATGCCAGATCTGGAATATAAGGCCTTAGAAATGTGCCATGGAGACATTCTTGATGTTGGTGCTGGTGCAGGAAGCCATGCGCTTGAACTTCAAAGCCAGGGCTTTAATGTTACGGCATTAGATCTGTCTCCGGCAGCAGTCATGATTATGAAACAACGTGGTGTAAAAAACGTAGTTGAACAAGACTTAAACCAATACACAGGAGGGAATTTCGACACCATTCTACTTTTAATGAATGGTATAGGTATAACCGGAACTTTGCAGGGCCTCAAAGCATTTTTGCTCAAGGCAAAAGAACTGATCAAACCAGATGGCCAACTTATTTTTGACAGCTCAGATATTGCATACCTATACCAAAATACACCTAAGCCGTTAAATAAATATTACGGAGAAATAGCCTACCAGTACCAATATAAAGGCCAAAAAGGAAACTGGTTCAACTGGCTCTATATAGATGAGCACAGCCTTATTTCCATTGCAGAAGAATGCGGATGGAATTGCGAGATTGTCATGGATGATGGGCAAGATCAATACCTTGCCCATCTCACACTTTAG
- a CDS encoding mechanosensitive ion channel family protein, producing MDYIDSIFGQPIPSFLQNIILAVVAIGAGLLLSFIFRKLFLLFSKYWLTFLIGSVIKRLYTPVKLFVPLLLLNIAINFMEMDKVYFIQLNRSIEIALTIVFALILVRIIKVMEDYVYHKYDFNKEDNLKERKIRTQLQFLRKFTVSLIVLITAAIVLMSFENMRKIGTGLLTGVGIGGIIIGFAAQKSLGNLLAGFQIAFTQPIRIDDVLVVEGEWGRVEEITLTYVVLNIWDQRRLILPITYFIEKPFQNWTRVSSELLGTVFLYLDYMTPISPLREELTRLLTNHRLWDKRVNVVQVTDNKENNIEVRLLMSARSSSQAFDLRCDVREAMIAFIRENYPDSLPKTRLEYKAIP from the coding sequence ATGGATTATATAGACAGCATTTTCGGGCAGCCCATACCATCCTTCCTGCAAAATATCATACTTGCTGTAGTTGCCATTGGAGCTGGGCTATTATTATCCTTTATTTTCCGCAAACTTTTCCTCCTGTTTTCTAAATATTGGCTTACCTTTCTTATTGGCTCAGTCATTAAAAGGCTTTATACTCCTGTAAAGCTTTTCGTCCCGCTCTTGTTGCTCAACATCGCCATTAACTTCATGGAAATGGACAAGGTTTATTTTATTCAACTAAACCGAAGCATAGAAATTGCACTTACTATTGTATTTGCGCTCATTCTGGTCCGCATCATCAAAGTGATGGAAGACTATGTGTATCATAAATACGACTTCAATAAAGAAGACAACTTAAAAGAGCGTAAAATAAGGACTCAATTGCAGTTCTTAAGAAAATTTACCGTTTCTCTAATTGTCCTAATCACAGCGGCCATTGTATTAATGAGCTTTGAAAACATGCGTAAAATTGGCACGGGATTACTCACCGGAGTCGGTATAGGTGGCATCATCATCGGCTTCGCCGCACAAAAGTCACTTGGCAATCTTCTGGCGGGCTTTCAAATTGCCTTCACCCAACCCATCAGGATCGATGATGTTCTGGTGGTAGAAGGAGAATGGGGCCGTGTGGAGGAAATCACCCTCACTTACGTGGTTCTCAACATCTGGGATCAACGCAGGCTAATTCTGCCCATTACCTATTTTATAGAAAAACCCTTTCAAAACTGGACAAGAGTATCCTCAGAACTTTTGGGCACAGTTTTCCTTTACCTGGATTATATGACACCTATCAGTCCGTTAAGGGAAGAACTAACCCGTCTGTTAACCAATCACAGGCTTTGGGATAAACGCGTAAATGTAGTGCAGGTAACAGACAACAAAGAGAACAACATTGAAGTAAGACTCCTGATGAGCGCCAGAAGCTCTTCTCAGGCATTTGATTTGCGTTGCGATGTGCGGGAAGCAATGATTGCATTTATCCGTGAAAATTATCCGGATAGTCTGCCGAAAACCAGATTGGAGTACAAAGCAATTCCATAG
- the pepT gene encoding peptidase T encodes MLNYQNKTESLAERFKKYVKIDTQSDPLSTSSPSTEKQKNLGKVLVAELLEMGIADAELDPYGYVYATIPANTNKEVPVICFCAHMDTSPDCSGLNVKPIVHRNYQGQDLVLPDDETVVLKMAEHKDLKHQIGNDIVTASGTTLLGADNKAGLAEIMEATAFLMENPDIKHGTIKILFTPDEEVGRGVDNVDLKRLAADFAYTIDGETCGSIEDETFSADGAVLTINGVSSHPGFAKGKMESAIKILCGIIDALPKDRLTPEATELKEGFIHPVSIQGNVEQAEARFILRDFDDDLLAIHGKTLDQVVHSVIKDYPNASYELKISPQYRNMKSVLDQYPQVIEYGIEAIERAGVKPINQSIRGGTDGSRLSLMGLPCPNIFAGEHAFHGKQEWVSLQDMEKAVQTIINIAAIWEEKA; translated from the coding sequence ATGCTAAACTATCAAAATAAAACGGAATCCCTTGCAGAACGCTTTAAAAAGTATGTTAAAATAGATACCCAATCGGACCCTTTATCAACATCTTCGCCTTCAACAGAAAAGCAAAAGAATTTAGGGAAAGTGCTGGTTGCTGAATTACTGGAAATGGGCATTGCAGATGCTGAGCTTGATCCATATGGTTATGTGTATGCAACTATTCCTGCCAATACTAACAAAGAAGTTCCTGTAATTTGTTTTTGCGCACACATGGATACCTCGCCTGATTGCAGCGGCTTAAATGTTAAGCCTATTGTTCATCGTAACTATCAGGGGCAGGATTTGGTTTTGCCTGACGACGAGACTGTAGTGTTAAAAATGGCCGAGCATAAGGACTTGAAGCATCAAATTGGCAATGACATTGTAACCGCAAGCGGCACAACTTTGCTTGGGGCAGATAATAAAGCTGGACTGGCTGAAATTATGGAAGCTACTGCTTTTTTGATGGAAAACCCGGATATTAAACATGGTACGATCAAAATTCTTTTTACGCCTGATGAAGAGGTGGGAAGAGGGGTAGACAATGTTGATTTAAAAAGACTTGCTGCAGATTTTGCCTATACTATAGATGGTGAAACCTGTGGCTCTATTGAGGATGAAACCTTTTCTGCGGATGGAGCGGTACTCACCATCAATGGTGTGAGTTCGCATCCGGGTTTTGCAAAAGGAAAAATGGAAAGTGCCATAAAAATTTTGTGTGGCATTATCGATGCTTTACCAAAGGACAGATTGACGCCAGAAGCTACCGAACTTAAGGAAGGGTTTATTCATCCGGTAAGCATACAAGGGAATGTAGAACAGGCAGAAGCGCGTTTTATACTTCGTGATTTTGATGATGACTTATTAGCTATACATGGAAAAACTTTAGATCAGGTGGTTCATTCTGTAATTAAAGATTATCCTAATGCATCTTACGAGCTTAAGATTAGTCCGCAGTACCGCAATATGAAGAGTGTACTCGACCAATATCCACAGGTAATTGAATATGGAATAGAAGCAATTGAGCGTGCCGGTGTTAAGCCGATAAACCAAAGTATAAGAGGGGGGACTGATGGTTCTCGCTTATCACTTATGGGCTTACCTTGTCCAAATATCTTTGCCGGAGAACATGCTTTTCATGGCAAGCAAGAATGGGTTTCTTTACAGGATATGGAAAAGGCCGTTCAAACTATTATAAACATTGCAGCAATTTGGGAAGAAAAGGCTTAA
- a CDS encoding rhomboid family intramembrane serine protease, producing the protein MIQEYLSATPVASVIFLFTIVTSLYAFNDPSLYGKFMLHPYTVSRNSKLYTFVTSGLIHADWMHLFFNMFTFHAFAFALEERIGHWQFGLLYIVGLILSDVPSVIKHKDNYGYNSLGASGAISAVLFSYILFNPMSLIGIFPLPFRIYAIVFGFLYLVYCWYMSKNSRDNINHDAHLFGALTGLIVTIILVPGIIQNFLTLLTGKG; encoded by the coding sequence ATGATACAAGAATATTTAAGTGCAACTCCAGTAGCCTCAGTCATTTTCCTTTTTACAATAGTTACCAGCCTTTATGCATTTAATGACCCCTCCTTGTATGGAAAGTTTATGCTGCATCCATATACCGTATCACGTAATTCCAAATTATATACTTTCGTAACCAGCGGACTGATCCATGCCGACTGGATGCACTTGTTTTTTAACATGTTTACCTTTCATGCCTTTGCTTTTGCCCTGGAAGAGCGTATTGGCCACTGGCAGTTCGGTTTACTTTATATTGTGGGCTTAATTTTAAGCGATGTTCCTTCCGTAATTAAACACAAGGATAACTACGGATACAACAGTCTTGGCGCATCAGGAGCCATCAGCGCAGTATTGTTTAGCTATATTCTTTTCAATCCTATGAGTTTAATTGGGATTTTTCCACTGCCTTTTCGTATTTACGCCATAGTATTTGGCTTCCTTTACCTGGTGTATTGCTGGTATATGTCTAAAAACTCGCGAGATAACATCAACCATGATGCACACTTATTTGGTGCACTAACAGGGCTAATCGTTACTATAATTTTAGTTCCGGGAATTATTCAGAATTTCCTTACGCTCTTAACCGGCAAGGGGTAA